The sequence ACCCTTGAAACTAATAAGCAAAGCCCACAAAATCCCAGTCTTACTTAAATgtacaaaagtgccaaaatcaGGAAACGACTAAGAGACAGCGCAAACAGATTAAGTACAGATATCATTAACCCACTTTATCCAAGCGAGAGGGCAATCAGATTCAGCCACTttacctgttgtttttgtttaccaaAGAACAACAATCAACAGGCAATGATATCAATTTAACCACGGGTGCCCCACCCTCTGTCCCACTATTATAACCACAATGGTTCTAAACTGTGAGTGACAACAACATCTGTCCTGATGAAAAGGATGATATTAGACACAGTGATTTTCTTTGCATAGATTTGCCCAAATTGGCGAAAGACTAATGTACCAAAATTACGGTGTTTAACATTATTTGATATCAGGCCACCTCGATACAAATTCAGCTGATCTCCAAACAGTTTATGTTTTGAGTGAAGATAAACTCATTACTAGTCCCAGGAAGGCATCCACGTGCTGCACTTAGGACGTACTTTTCTCGATTTCCCTCTGCCAGTTCTTTGACGACTACTATATAACATCAAAAACTTGGAAAACCTTCCTTGCTTACATGCATTCAAGCCACGACATTCTCGATGTTACATAAGTCTATACTTTCGGAATCAGCTTGCTATGTTCATTTCTGATTTAATACGTTCAACTTACCAAATCTCCTTGTGAAGAAACGTCTCAACTTTTGAACTATCAAAGTACGTGAAGACAGTATTCAACAGCTTTCTTATTATTtttgaaggaaggaaggacgaTCAATTTTCTGTGTTGAAACTAGTCATCGATCACGCCAGGTTCTTAAGACCTTAGACTGTGTTAAAGTCATCTGTCTTGTGCCATGTCTATTTCTTATCCTTCTGATTTACACGGTCTGAAGTTATGGATGTCATAATCATGTCTGTTTGTTGAGCAATCGGCGGTCGTATAAAAAGTTAAGAATAATGTCGTTAAGAATGAAGGAAGTTCAACCAGTGTTGAGGTTGTAGAACGAGTGACCGTGCCTACCTTGACGGGGTGTAGGTAGCCAGTGGCCTGCAGGCGATGCTGCTTCTCCCGTGACTCCGGAGTATCCTCCCCACTGTCTAGGGTTCTCATGAGATGTGCAATATAGGTTGTAGCAAGTACAAGGACGTCTAGTTTGGACAGCTTTGTGTCCGGTGGGACGGAAGGAAGCGTCTTTTGGAGCTCGAGAAACGCAGAACGTAGCGTCTTGACTCGCGAGCGCTCTCGGGCAGCGTTGGAACCGGTGGGTCGCTGTCGTTCCTTCCGGCGGGACTGCCTCGGGCCTGAACGCTTTCTCCCACCGGAAGACGTCTTCGAGTCGGGCGACGAAGCCTCGCTGCTACTACAGTCAAAGTCCTGGTTGGTGTCGGACATGATGTCGTCCTGCCCAACACTCCACCTCGCCTGGATGCTTCCAACACGCGAAATCTCGAGCTGATTAGTTTATGTAAACTTCAGCGTAACTTGAGGTCGGCGTGAGTACGTCCCGTCTGGTGGGGTTCCGTCACAGAACTTGAGTAAAAGAGCTTCGAGTTTTCCCACCGAGTAAGCACGTTTCGCGGACCACGAGATCCACAGCCCCGCACAGCTCGTCAGTCAAACGCGGGTTGGACGAAGAAGCACGGAGAAAGTAAAGTTATCGTAGGAGGAGAAGCTGTACAGGTTGCTGTGCCCCCTGAGTGCT comes from Branchiostoma floridae strain S238N-H82 chromosome 2, Bfl_VNyyK, whole genome shotgun sequence and encodes:
- the LOC118410623 gene encoding transcription factor 24-like; the protein is MSDTNQDFDCSSSEASSPDSKTSSGGRKRSGPRQSRRKERQRPTGSNAARERSRVKTLRSAFLELQKTLPSVPPDTKLSKLDVLVLATTYIAHLMRTLDSGEDTPESREKQHRLQATGYLHPVKKWPMRSRLYIGAMENAAALAEGREPEECSGGLDVRECLNSSEDEHSPIHAAQSH